aaatttgtgctcaagtgacagatggggtgtggcgcacaatactcctatagacgccctccaccaaatggctgtatacaccaatcatgacaatatgaggttaaattatttaaaaccaTGCAGTAAATCTGCTTCGAAATTCGAATGCAACACTGCATTTGGATTGAATACCGGTTATCATTGGTAGTTTTGGGCTGCACTTCTTCTCAACActtttcttattgaaattataaaattttgtaaatatatttaatAAGATCTCTTCACCAATTTAATTGCTGACCACAATATAGatgctgaacacaataaaaatgcagATTACAATAAAATCGCTGTGAAAAACATCCCTGTTGACAAATGGAAATCACTTTAATCGTAGTGTAAACGggttttggagattatctcaaatcaagtggTTTTGGGCTCTAGTGTAAACGCGATTTTAAGGTGTAAGGTTATGGattgcgaatctgatatttttattctgctcatatacctggcggaccacctcaccccaaaacagttgatcagtcataatgacctaacaggacactgtgatttaattaattggGGGACATAGAttaatgtaggccgccataacCCCAAAGTGATGACGGAGGAGTTGCAATTTTAACGtcaaggtggccgccatttttagctcatcgataaggggccttcttttcctAAATAAGTCCAAACGACATGCAGctaggcaacacttttttgttcaaacgtTTTATATGGTTTAATCACTAAAAACTGTGGCCTTCGCACCAAatatacaaaatacaaattttgcccatgaacattccacttaaacttctcacctaccaatgaatgcagtccgatttaagttcaagctcaatgaaaaggggcctcctttttatagccgagtccgaacggcgtgccgcaatgcgacgcatctttagagagaagttttacatgtcatagcacctgacaaatgttgccagcattagtaggggaaaaccaccgctgaaaattgtttgtgatagtctcgccaggattcgaacccaggcattcagcgtcataggcggagatgctaacctctgcgctacggtggccttcgcaccaaatatatagaccggcaccaaatatatagaccggaaaattagttctttaccacagagagggcaatttgatttgatttaaagaagactaaatgatgattatttaataggtagtcatatagtcagttatagacaCATACCTACATGataatcaatgttataggcactaagccactccaagcgagtagcaccatagaaaaggaaatctatagactcataacaatatgttcaaaaaagctccaacagatgggagaaatatcaaattctttgttgttgttatgtgaTTGCGCAAGTATCCGGGGtgacatggaacggagaacttttaagttattttattaacattttgagtTTTAAAGTCTATACCTTTCCTTTTTTGTAGCAGCACTAACACTTAagttagcgccatctattggctgtttacaattggatcaactgaatAGAGCCGACaacacgaacagagagagggcaaagtggtcaaaattgatcatacagcatttatctttgttatgacaacctatctgTTCTTTGAataaagagaaaaataaaatataggaatttagttgcggttgtttgcgttATTATTTATTAACTTTCCCACCCTAACAATTGgtgttttaattaattaaagtgcccatctttgccatagatataaatacaaaaaaaattctatagagAGAGAGGGCaaagtggtcaaaattgatcatacagcatttatctttgttgtgACAACCTATCTATTCTTTAAataaagagaaaaataaaatataggaatttagttgcggttgtttgcgttATTATATACTAACTTTTCCACCCTAGCAattgttgttttaattattttaaatgccAATCTTTGTCAtagataaaaatatatatatatacaaaaacatttctataaaacaaagaattttcgaaataaatgcggttaattaaaatgttgtcaaaattttagagtaggaataagaaacaaattttttgtgtgGTGTAAATGAAGACGACGCGGaacgggccgggctcagctatttttttatataaaaattgtgttttgtttttatatggtcttagtaaaaaatttcaataaaattttgtcttaaggaaaaattttgcTAGATTTTATAtaattagaaatttttgtcttaaaaaaaatttcattaaaaatttttgtaaaaaaaaaaattattagaaatttttgttaagaaaaattgcattagaaatttttgttaaaaaaatttcattagaaatttttgttaagaaaaatttcattagaaatttttgttaaaaaaatttcattagaaatttttcttaaaaaaatttcattagaaaaaatttcattagaaatttttgttaaaaaaatgtcattagaaatttttcttaaaaaaatgtcgttagaaatttttcttaaaaatatttcattagaaatttttcttaaaaaaatttcattagaaatttttgttaaaaaaatttcattagaaatttttcttaaaaaaatttcattagaaatttttcttaaaaatatttcattagaaatttttcttaaaaatatttcattagaaatttttcttaaaaaaatttcattagaaatgttaaaaaaatttcattagaaatttttgttaaaaaaaatttcattagaaatttttgttaaaaaaaatttcattagaaatttttgttaataaaattttattagaaatttttcttaaaaaaatttcattagaaatttttgttaaaaaatttaattagaaatttttgttaaaaaaattttattagaaatttttgttaaaaaaatttcattagaaaaaaatttcattagtaatttgtttgcaaagcggaatgaaggctccacgtttagTATGGTGagtgaggatgcccccactaggattacaagGAGATATAGTAGCACGCCAGACATTTCCaatgcatcccctgatctcctgagttatcctggcaagccgtcatatcTTTTGGATCAGACTACCTcctcataattctcaccatcgacctcTGAGCATCGGGCGGGTTTATCAATCAGAATAAGGGCATTTGGGCTGGCTTCAgggagtacaccaatcgccgcttcagtgaactaccACCcacctcggatgtgctagtggccaagaggaaattccgagacatcattaacgcggTAGCCGCTCGATTTATACCAGCCattcgaataccccaagtgcggcccggTGCAGGCAGTTGTAATCGCAGACGAGCATGATGGGATTAATTTTACTGACCCCAccaaccccagaatcagcgagctaaaTCTTGAAATGAacggggtagtcaacgaacataagggGAATTTTTGGCTGGACTCTTGGAGAAATGTAACTTTTActgtctactgttaagtcactctcgaaccccggtagacgggatgacaggacctcagtcacttttgtcTGATCCAAGGAAATGCGCCAGGTTagtcaaccgtcaatttattgtgcatcccgagtgtgacagggcaaggaggagagccatttgtCGTATCCATGGTTTCCGAGCCAATGAACAACCAtcgcaatttaccgtgggcgaagttacgaatgtcattcgtggcaccaaatcatccaaggtgtTGGGCCCCATTGAAATTTCTACACTGATACTGAATAATCTCGACCTACCTGGAGTTCAGTACCTtattactgtcctcaacctgtctttgaacactcttattgttgcggatgtctggaaaatgggcagagtgatcctgcTACTGAAGCTTGAAAAGCACCCGAGTTTGGGAGAGTCATACGgaacgatctcccttctctcaccagcagccaagacgcttgaggcattactcctcccgagcctcgtaggggaatttccattcgccgagcaacagcatggatttcgaagactgcatagcaacTGCTTTTCTTGCcaccaccgcacacatttgccgtagcTTTAATCAGCCCAGGACATGTGATGGGACGGTCCTCTTGACACTgcacctatcgaaggcattgaAAGAATATCTCCGATCATTTAGttcgcctcgaaagagaaacaagcaGAAACTCATCACTTTCATCCACTAATTTCACTGATTCCGCTGGGATATCGGGGTCTTGTCAAAGGTATTGGAACGGCAGCATTGATAGTTGAGCGGGGGAAAGCCAATACATTTTTAAATGAGGTGTATTTCTATATATGTACCCCTATGCTGATGTTCTAACACCCCattttatgatggagggtataaaaaattttataattgtatacaatataaaataaattttaattaaactcAACAGTTATGCCACCCATTCGTGCATAATCATTCGATATTAATTGCGGATGAACAGCTAAACGCTGACACGTTTTTGTTCCTTGGGGCCCTGTGTTGCAATGAAAACAAAGATTGGCGGACGGGTTCAACATCATATGGTGTCATACCAAGCTGGCTGTTGTGGCCAAATGAAATAAATCGACATTAATTAATAGCAACGCCAAGAAATTATTGATGTCCAACAAGAGTCTACTATTAAAGAACTTtgcaaaatttatattaaaattaaaaacacaacGGCCataatgatgatggtgatgatcaTCAAAACCAACCCCCTTCCCCACACCCATCTCGGATATAAGGCACAAGAACATGGTGTAATCTCAAACAACGAGGAATCAACCGGTGGTTGATAAGCCACCGCGcagcactcaaatgaaaaaaaaattaaatgtgtgtGGAAATACTTTACaatgacaacaaaaacactACAATTATTGTATTTACAAATTAATCTATCTCCCAGAACATGGGTGGCGGGCAGGTATGTGCAAAGGTATGTTTGTTATTAGTATTCTACTGTGACGTTAAatggaaaattgccaaaaaccaACCGTGAATTTTACGGGGTAAGGTAGCGGGTGAAAAGCCACCAATGTATTCTTCGTCGACCTGTCTCAAAAATGGAcacatttttgcacaaagtgtgtTAGGTCTAATGGACGTTTTGTCTGTATTACGTTCGTTTTATATTTAGATTTTTAGTCGTTCTTTAACATTTTATCACTTACTTACCTGACCAATTATTATTAGCGATGTTGTGTTGAgttgtgtatgtgtgtctgtCGAGTTTGTGGAGGTCTGCACTGTTTCCGAATTTCAATTAAGATAACTATTTTAGCAAATTCTCTAGTAGTCgaagaataataataaaatttattgttattttgcTTTAGCCGGTCTTTTATCAAGTCATTTGCCTTGTATGACATTTATTTCTTCTATTCTTCCTATTCTAGTTAACCCTTCGTTGGCAAAGCAATTTCTACACATATGACCACTATTAAATCAGGGTTGTTTGCATTTCGTTAAAGCAGAAAGCTTATCTTTTAAAAGCTTAAACACAATTACGGCGATTGGCGTTTAGAGTAGTATATCTTCTGCTAGTCAGGATTCACTTTTAGTGAACCCTGAACTGTAGAAGGAACATCTATGAAATTATTAGAAGTTGACGGCATGTGCTCTTCTCCCGCCAAAACTTGatagaaagaaaaataatacaCTGGATGTTTACGATGGTGATTAGACTTATTCCCACCTATGGATGTATGTTACAGAATGAGGATCATGGCAACCGTGGCCTTCGCAGAATGAACACGAAGATACAGGGCAGCGCAGAAGAGCTTATCTCTAAGGCAAAGAGTAGTATTTCGAAAAGGCACTGAAGGTCATACTGGATCATATGCTTTGACACCCATATGTTGGGTGTAAGCAAAGAAAATCGCCCTTATAATGAGAGGCTATGGAACCTACTGTTCCACTTGGCTTGGATATAGAGGGGCTCATAAATTTAACAGTTGCTGATTAGAAATCTTTGTGGTGAGTTATATACCTCTTATATTTTGTGGAGAATTGAATATTAGAAATAACAAAATATCCCGGCATGGGATAGCAGTGAGCacgacacaggctggaactttgagctgtaatctgtgtggtgttcctcGTTACCaccagaagcttagctgggagctgcCACCTGGTGCATAGGTTGGGAACAGTGGAATGCTCAGCAATTGAAGTCACGGgcaatcagcagtatcgagcggagagtctcggGGAGAGGTCagttggcaccggctcttgcacaaatactgtgtGCTCGATATGACTATgcgtgttattggcgcctttaaataaccaatgaccaccatgttcccgcggctatcggttctttggactggaacgagcgtgctcacatacaggagcttgaATTCGcgtcattttttgttgtttatgtgTTATGGTACTTAACGTACACACCCAAAACTCTGTGACAAATTGTGGAGGAAaaatgtactcagctgtttgttGTACACTACCTGAGTAAATATGTCGTTGTTTTGTGTGTTATGGTACTtaaccaaggcggatttaataatGTGGTCTAacgcaaacagctgttaacagccggccaggtttgacgtcGCGTGAGTAATAAACGTTTTATCAAACGAACGCTGTATACCAAACTTTAATttgaatatattaaaattaattaaaaaaaagataattttcTATCACCCTACAATCATGCCTCTTAAGAAAAATACAACCATGTGTCTTTTCTGGTAATTCACAATTCTCTCATTGCCTTTTTGTGCATTCACAATAGGTGAATTTGTTTTGATTGGCTTTGATACCAACAGCGGCCGGgtcatttccataaaaaaattcgattttcagaTTTTCACTTCGAAACTATCACATAAAGGCTCCACATCacagaaatatataaaaatgtcggataaaaaatatccCGACATGGATACGATTTGTCGCATGTGCTTGAAAGAGGATGGCGGTACAGTTAGTATATTTCCCAGTTCACAGGCTAAGGACGAAAAGCATTCCCATATATCTATACCCATGCGAATTATGTCCTGCGTTGCATTGGAAGTTCAAGCTCACGATGGCATGCCACCTAAAATTTGCTCTACTTGCCGATATCAATTGGAAAAATGTTATCTATTCCGGAAACAAAGTCAAGCGGCTGATGCTAAGCTAAGGAAACATATACGTCTGCTGAGTGTGGGAAAGACTAgcaaagttttcttaaaaaacccccacgatgacgatgatgacgacGAAGCAGAATTTCAGGATTCCCTTGATTTCATAAACGAAATGGAGGAAAAAACAAAGGAGGAAGAAAAGCTCAGGTTTGAAGTATACAAGGAAGAGATGCAAGTTCAGAAAGATGCTGAAATAAGTGCACTGCGCCAGGCACTAAAAGACGAATGCAAAGACGAAGTAAGACTAGAAATTGAGGAACGCGTTAGAGCCGAAGTGAAGAAGGAAATGCAAAAAGAATTCGATGAGATATTACTTCCCAAAATTAAAGAAGACTGCTTGAAGGAATGCAGAGATTCTCTGCAAGAAGAGGTCCGGGAAGAGTGTCGACAAATAGAAATGACCGCTTTACTAAGTGATTTGCATGATTTTTTGGAAGAGAAACAGACTTGGCGGCGGcaagaaaagaaacaaaataacaCCCAAATAAATAAGAGCAAATGTGCACCTTCATCAAAACAGGAATATAACGATGAAGGACCATCGACCAATGAAGTGCGTTACTCCCCAATccattttatagaaattgatAAATCAAAAGTTTCCTCCATACCAGTTCACAACCAAGCAAAACCTGTCCTATCAACAAAAtcagctataaaaaaagaaCTAATACTTGACGACAATCCTCCGGATACTACCACAACGAATGTTATAaatgatgatgaggatgatggCGACAGTGACAAATATCTTATATATGATACGGACGAGGGATTCGAATTCCAAAAGCGATCTGAACTATCTAACGATAATACGGAGGAAGAGGAAGGTTATATGCCGGAATCATCGCAGCACTACGATAGCGGCGAAGAAAATACAATGACAAATGACATTGCTCCAAAAGCTACAACAACTCTGGCGAGAACAACATCCTACAGAAGTAAGTGTATGAGTTAAGGTTTAAGCTTACATGTCTtgtgtttacaaatttttcaaacTGACCAGATAATGGGTATTAGGGTTAAATGGGGTGCTCACAGCAATTCTGTGCTGGGTCAGATATGGGTATTATGTCAAAATGGTTTTTTGGCTTTCAGCTATGTATGCCTATAGCCAGCTATGTAGGCTAACGTTCCATAGCGTAGTGTTATTACAACCAATCTATGGTTGAAAGAAATGTTCCTCGAGTGAAGCTGAATTGTATACTAAATCCTGCTCGAAGTTAACGAATGTGAGAGACcagctttttattttattcgatACTTTCGCAATAGGTCTGGTGGTTGGTGTGACTGCATAGCTACCCGgaaacttttttatatatttgacaCCTCCCTGATTTCGTAACACAAATTTGCGCTCCACAGCGAACCACATCTTCGGCCGCTTCGTTCTCCTACAACAACCCATGGCAGCCATACAGCCATGCAGCCCATACAGCGGATTCCTTTCCCTTCGTTTTCCGTTCCCGTTTTTTCTTTCCCTTCGTTTTCCGTTCTACCAGGGGCCCAGAATCGTAGAGGAGGTGGtatttcaaaaaaagtttttcaaaacaaaacaaaaaaaagtttttcaaaacaaaacaaatgtttttcaatgttttttcgTTTCCATTGGAGAGGTGTTAAgttcataaaaaaatatccGGGTAACTATGCAGTCACACCAAACACCAGAACTATTCTGAAAGTATCGAATAAAATAAAAGGCTAGTCTCTCAAATTCGTTAACTTCGAGCAGCATTAAGTATACAATTCAGCTTCACTCGGGGAACATTTCTTCCAACCATAGATTGGTTTTAACAACATTACGCTATGGACGTTAGCCTATACAtagattaaaaccaaaaaactaTTTGAACCTATTACCCATTATAATACCCATATTTGACTCAGCAAGGaaaagctgtgagcaccacacaggctggaacattgaggtttgATCtgcgtggtgttcattgctgtcgccagaagcttagctgtgagctaccgggcgcgtccataggttgcggatagtggagtgctacatacggagtagctgcaacggcagtcgcggataatcaacggtatcg
This Stomoxys calcitrans chromosome 2, idStoCalc2.1, whole genome shotgun sequence DNA region includes the following protein-coding sequences:
- the LOC106094090 gene encoding uncharacterized protein LOC106094090, translated to MSDKKYPDMDTICRMCLKEDGGTVSIFPSSQAKDEKHSHISIPMRIMSCVALEVQAHDGMPPKICSTCRYQLEKCYLFRKQSQAADAKLRKHIRLLSVGKTSKVFLKNPHDDDDDDEAEFQDSLDFINEMEEKTKEEEKLRFEVYKEEMQVQKDAEISALRQALKDECKDEVRLEIEERVRAEVKKEMQKEFDEILLPKIKEDCLKECRDSLQEEVREECRQIEMTALLSDLHDFLEEKQTWRRQEKKQNNTQINKSKCAPSSKQEYNDEGPSTNEVRYSPIHFIEIDKSKVSSIPVHNQAKPVLSTKSAIKKELILDDNPPDTTTTNVINDDEDDGDSDKYLIYDTDEGFEFQKRSELSNDNTEEEEGYMPESSQHYDSGEENTMTNDIAPKATTTLARTTSYRIEDAENGDITFLKKSSDSHSPSLVNAGNSVGQLQNDSNIVILNFPNDLEGDDDHLELLEYNEDFENKVIKPVVESGPAPKRFRSSEQNVSSPNSQQFTTTTTTSSTIETTTVLAKTFVNTVQQRTTDTPKLFKCHSCPMVFSTNSSLERHLRTHRKGEETGVSFQCPECQVVVSCASALRRHMYIHCAEKPFICEECGKSFVQREILKRHMQIHTGIKPYKCEHCDRAFAQRINLKQHINRHHSEEPHIQQHSCHLCPKRFNHASGLSRHLASHSGVAFQCTECDRTFGDRSSIKRHIVNKHGKGAIAKTDNS